The proteins below are encoded in one region of Juglans microcarpa x Juglans regia isolate MS1-56 chromosome 4D, Jm3101_v1.0, whole genome shotgun sequence:
- the LOC121261142 gene encoding homeobox-leucine zipper protein ATHB-15-like, whose protein sequence is MLVKTKCAGMMGVSSACKDGNKEGLDNGKYVRYTPEQVEALERLYHDCPKPSSMRRQQLIRECPILSNIEPKQIKVWFQNRRCREKQRKESSRLQAVNRKLTAMNKLLMEENDRLQKQVSQLVYENSYFRQHTQNTTLATTDTSCESVVTSGQHHLTPQHPPRDASPAGLMSIAEETLTEFLSKATGTAVEWVQMPGMKPGPDSIGIVAISHGCPGVAARACGLVGLEPTRVAEILKDRRSWFRGCRAVDVLNVLSTGNGGTIELLYMQLYAPTTLAPARDFWLLRYTSVVEDGSLVVCERSLNNTQNGPSMPSVQQFVRAEMLPSGYLIRPCEGGGSIIHIVDHMDLEPWSVPEVLRPLYESSTLLAQKTTTAALRHLRQISQEVSQQPNVTGWARRPAALRALSQRLSKGFNEAVNGFTDEGWSMLESDGIDDVTILVNSSPAKMMGGSLSYANGYPSVSNAVLCAKASMLVQNVPPAVLLRFLREHRSEWADSSIDAYSAAAVKAGPCSLPGVRAGSFGGQVILPLAHTIEHEEFMEVIKLESMGHYREDMIMAGDIFLLQLCSGVDESAVGTCAELIFAPIDASFSDDVPIIPSGFRIIPIESGIDASSPNRTLDLASALEVGPTGNRTSSENSGKSGSTKSVMTIAFQFAFEIHLQENVAAMARQYVRSIIASVQRVALALSPSCLGSHAGFLSPPGTPEAQTLARWICHSYRLYLGVELLKSEGSESILKTLWHHSDAVMCCSLKALPVFTFANQAGLDMLETTLVALQDITLENIFDDNGKKTLCSEFPQIIQQGFICLQSGICLSSMGRPISYERAVAWKVLNEEENAHCICFMFINWSFV, encoded by the exons ATGTTGGTGAAAACAAAGTGTGCGGGGATGATGGGTGTGAGTTCGGCCTGCAAGGATGGAAATAAGGAGGGACTGGATAACGGCAAGTATGTGCGGTACACGCCTGAGCAAGTTGAGGCTCTCGAGAGGCTCTACCACGACTGCCCTAAACCCAGCTCCATGCGCCGCCAACAGCTTATTAGGGAGTGCCCTATTCTCTCCAATATCGAGCCCAAGCAGATCAAAGTTTGGTTCCAAAACCGAAG ATGTAGAGAAAAGCAGCGAAAAGAGTCGTCTCGCCTACAAGCTGTGAACAGAAAGCTGACTGCGATGAATAAGCTTCTGATGGAGGAAAACGATCGGCTGCAGAAGCAGGTGTCTCAGCTAGTCTACGAGAACAGTTATTTCCGTCAACACACACAAAAT ACGACCCTTGCCACCACGGATACGAGTTGCGAGTCGGTGGTGACCAGCGGTCAACATCATTTGACTCCTCAGCATCCACCAAGGGATGCTAGCCCTGCAGG ACTTATGTCCATTGCAGAGGAGACTTTAACAGAGTTTCTTTCAAAGGCCACCGGAACTGCTGTGGAGTGGGTCCAAATGCCTGGGATGAAG CCTGGTCCGGATTCCATTGGAATCGTTGCAATTTCTCATGGTTGCCCTGGAGTGGCAGCACGTGCATGTGGCCTTGTTGGTCTTGAACCTACAAGA GTTGCAGAAATCCTCAAAGATCGGCGTTCATGGTTCAGAGGTTGCCGAGCCGTGGATGTCTTAAATGTGTTGTCCACTGGAAATGGTGGAACCATTGAGCTGCTTTACATGCAG CTATATGCACCTACAACTTTGGCACCAGCTCGTGACTTTTGGTTGCTGCGCTATACATCTGTTGTGGAGGATGGTAGTCTTGTG GTCTGTGAAAGATCACTTAACAACACTCAGAATGGTCCGAGCATGCCATCGGTACAACAATTCGTAAGAGCAGAAATGCTGCCAAGTGGGTATCTGATCAGACCTTGCGAAGGGGGTGGATCAATAATACATATAGTAGATCATATGGATTTAGAG CCTTGGAGTGTACCTGAAGTGTTGCGCCCGCTTTATGAGTCATCAACACTACTTGCTCAGAAGACGACGACGGCA GCGTTGCGTCATTTGAGGCAGATCTCTCAAGAAGTTTCTCAGCAGCCAAATGTCACTGGTTGGGCAAGAAGACCTGCAGCTCTACGTGCACTTAGTCAGAGATTGAGCAA GGGGTTTAACGAAGCAGTTAATGGGTTTACAGATGAGGGATGGTCTATGCTAGAAAGTGATGGCATCGATGATGTTACCATTCTGGTGAACTCATCTCCAGCCAAGATGATGGGTGGAAGTCTTTCTTATGCCAATGGATATCCTTCTGTCAGCAATGCAGTTCTATGTGCAAAAGCATCCATGTTAGTACAA AATGTGCCACCAGCGGTACTTCTTAGATTTCTACGAGAACACAGGTCAGAGTGGGCAGATAGCAGCATTGATGCTTATTCAGCTGCTGCCGTTAAGGCTGGTCCATGTAGTTTACCTGGAGTTCGTGCTGGAAGTTTTGGGGGTCAGGTCATTCTTCCGCTTGCTCACACAATTGAGCATGAAGAG TTTATGGAGGTCATTAAGCTTGAAAGTATGGGCCACTATCGAGAGGACATGATTATGGCTGGTGACATCTTCCTCTTGCAA CTTTGCAGCGGAGTGGATGAGAGTGCTGTTGGCACATGTGCCGAACTAATATTTGCTCCCATTGATGCATCTTTTTCTGATGATGTACCTATTATACCCTCTGGTTTCCGCATTATTCCTATTGAGTCTGGAATT GATGCCTCCAGTCCAAACCGCACACTTGACCTTGCCTCTGCTCTTGAAGTTGGACCCACTGGAAACAGAACATCTAGTGAAAACTCTGGTAAATCTGGGAGCACCAAATCTGTGATGACAATAGCATTCCAGTTTGCATTTGAAATCCACCTTCAAGAAAATGTAGCGGCCATGGCTCGACAGTATGTCCGGAGTATAATAGCTTCAGTGCAGAGGGTGGCATTGGCGCTCTCTCCTTCTTGTTTGGGTTCTCATGCTGGATTTCTGTCACCACCTGGCACTCCTGAAGCTCAGACACTTGCACGATGGATCTGTCACAGCTATAG GTTGTATCTAGGGGTTGAACTGCTTAAAAGTGAAGGAAGTGAATCCATTCTCAAAACTCTTTGGCATCACTCTGATGCGGTCATGTGTTGCTCTTTGAAG gCACTGCCAGTATTTACATTTGCGAATCAGGCTGGTCTTGACATGCTTGAGACAACCTTGGTTGCACTTCAAGACATTAcactggaaaatatttttgatgaCAATGGAAAGAAAACCCTGTGCTCTGAGTTCCCACAGATAATACAGCag GGTTTTATCTGTCTTCAAAGTGGCATTTGCTTATCTAGCATGGGGAGGCCAATCTCCTATGAAAGAGCAGTGGCGTGGAAGGTATTGAATGAAGAAGAGAATGCTCACTGTATCTGCTTCATGTTCATCAACTGGTCTTTCGTCTAA
- the LOC121261143 gene encoding thioredoxin-related transmembrane protein 2, with translation MEKKRSPIEWLNLMVSEPYYLFHFLAFFSYLVVRSSASPRLSPRLTHHLLYREIQAILAFSLLTVIKMVRQETWEAFIADMLFFSKVLLLALALVMDYHLALWYLGIFFVIYILTQQPAYQGLGTSSKLTPLQLETLLTEGNTSRFWLVEFRASFSPACIRTSQCFPELSITYSHKNLSFGIVDIGIFPNAAEKFGIYLGGSMDQLPTYILFENAVEVSRIPHLDSEAKSSPPITKRLISRHFELDLRLLEYVKGN, from the exons atggagaagAAGCGTAGTCCGATAGAATGGTTAAACCTAATGGTCTCAGAACCCTATTATCTATTCCATTTTCTGGCTTTCTTCTCCTACTTGGTCGTCCGCAGCTCCGCTTCCCCACGTCTCTCTCCCCGCCTCACTCATCATCTCCTTTATcgg GAAATTCAAGCAATTCTGGCATTTTCTTTGTTAACTGTTATAAAG ATGGTTAGACAAGAAACCTGGGAGGCCTTTATTGCTGATATGCTGTTTTTTTCAAAG GTTTTACTTCTCGCTCTTGCTTTAGTAATGGATTACCACTTGGCACTTTGGTACTTGGGAATATTTTTTG TCATATATATTCTAACTCAACAGCCTGCCTACCAAGGATTAG GTACTTCAAGTAAATTAACACCATTGCAGTTGGAAACTTTGCTGACAGAGGGGAACACATCAAGATTCTGGCTG GTAGAATTTCGTGCATCATTTTCACCCGCTTGCATACGCACTAGCCAGTGCTTTCCAGAGCTCTCCATTAC ATACTCGcacaaaaatttatcttttggaATAGTTGATATTGGAATCTTCCCAAACGCTGCTGAAAAATTTGGAATATATCTTGGTG GGAGCATGGATCAACTTCCTACATATATCTTATTTGAGAATGCAGTTGAGGTTTCACGCATTCCACATTTGGATTCTGAAGCAAAATCTTCTCCTCCCATAACTAAG AGACTTATATCTCGACATTTTGAGCTTGATCTGCGCCTCCTTGAGTATGTAAAGGGCAACTAG
- the LOC121261144 gene encoding GATA transcription factor 12-like yields MEAPEFFQSAGFCPQYVPEKRHSTDNKTAGAGGDHFIVEDLLDFSNEDAVITDGTLDKAAGNSIESSSVTVVDSCNSSSFSGGEPNFFGDIGCRNFSDGHFSSELCEPYDDLAELEWLSNFVEESFSSEDLQKLQLISGMKARTDEASETSREFQPEPSWNSPIFNPDMSVPAKARSKRSRAAPCNWTSRLLVLSQATASPEPDVVYQAPVSSGKKTAKATPKKKDGPEGAVSDGRKCLHCATDKTPQWRTGPMGPKTLCNACGVRYKSGRLVPEYRPAASPTFMLTKHSNSHRKVLELRRQKELLRAQQQEEEEQQFLHQQNMVFEVSNGDDYLIHQHVGHDFRQLI; encoded by the exons ATGGAGGCACCTGAGTTTTTCCAGAGCGCGGGATTTTGCCCACAATACGTGCCCGAAAAGCGTCACTCAACAGATAATAAAACTGCAGGCGCCGGCGGAGACCATTTCATTGTGGAGGACCTCCTCGACTTTTCCAACGAAGACGCTGTCATTACCGACGGTACCCTCGACAAGGCCGCTGGAAACTCTATCGAATCCTCCAGTGTTACCGTCGTCGACAGCTGCAATTCCTCGTCGTTTTCGGGGGGTGAACCGAATTTTTTTGGTGATATCGGGTGCCGAAATTTCTCTGACGGGCATTTCTCTAGCGAACTTTGTGAGCCG TATGACGACTTAGCTGAGCTCGAATGGCTTTCCAATTTCGTGGAGGAGTCGTTCTCCAGCGAGGATTTGCAGAAGCTCCAGCTGATATCCGGCATGAAAGCCAGGACAGACGAAGCGTCAGAAACTAGCCGCGAATTCCAACCCGAGCCCAGTTGGAACAGCCCCATATTCAACCCCGATATGTCGGTCCCGGCCAAGGCCAGGAGCAAGCGGTCCCGGGCTGCCCCATGCAACTGGACGTCCCGCCTCCTCGTACTCTCTCAAGCCACAGCCTCGCCCGAGCCCGATGTTGTCTATCAGGCACCCGTGAGCTCCGGCAAGAAAACCGCAAAGGCCACACCAAAGAAGAAGGATGGTCCCGAAGGAGCAGTCAGTGACGGCAGGAAATGCCTGCATTGCGCCACGGATAAGACGCCGCAGTGGCGGACGGGGCCAATGGGCCCGAAAACACTTTGTAATGCATGCGGGGTTAGGTACAAATCCGGCCGGTTAGTGCCGGAGTACCGTCCGGCAGCTAGCCCAACATTTATGCTGACGAAACACTCAAATTCACACCGGAAGGTACTGGAGCTTCGGCGTCAGAAGGAGCTGCTGAGAGCCCAGcagcaggaggaggaggagcagcAATTCCTTCATCAGCAGAACATGGTGTTCGAAGTATCCAACGGTGACGATTACTTGATTCACCAACACGTGGGCCACGATTTCAGGCAGCTGATCTAG